Proteins encoded in a region of the Elizabethkingia bruuniana genome:
- a CDS encoding Crp/Fnr family transcriptional regulator, translating to MITENFSKYIQQLFGIQDQQVSVCENLIKLKTIPKGRVLVRAGEINKELYFVEQGLLRQFFTDKNGKEHVLYFAPENWLLGDRNSSYFGLPTDFTIEAVEDTVVVILEPEFFINLSKEYKDAIEKSEFLLHRHIRQLQKRVSQLLGATAEERYLDFITTYPNLMMRVPQWMIASYLGITPESLSRVRRELAKKNFLPG from the coding sequence ATGATAACAGAAAATTTCTCAAAATATATTCAGCAGCTTTTTGGCATTCAGGATCAGCAGGTTTCGGTTTGTGAGAATCTCATAAAACTTAAAACCATTCCAAAAGGAAGAGTACTTGTAAGAGCAGGTGAAATAAATAAAGAACTTTATTTTGTAGAGCAGGGACTTCTCCGTCAGTTTTTTACAGATAAAAACGGAAAAGAGCATGTATTATACTTTGCTCCGGAAAATTGGCTGCTAGGGGATAGAAACAGCTCCTATTTTGGCCTTCCTACGGATTTTACAATAGAGGCTGTGGAAGATACTGTTGTTGTAATCCTTGAACCGGAATTTTTTATTAATCTGAGTAAGGAGTATAAAGATGCGATTGAAAAATCTGAATTCTTGCTGCACCGTCATATCCGCCAGCTTCAGAAAAGAGTATCACAGTTATTAGGGGCTACTGCAGAAGAGCGATATCTGGACTTTATTACTACCTATCCAAATCTTATGATGAGAGTTCCTCAGTGGATGATTGCTTCATATCTGGGAATAACCCCGGAAAGCCTTAGCCGTGTCCGCAGAGAACTGGCAAAGAAGAACTTTCTTCCCGGATAA
- a CDS encoding GNAT family N-acetyltransferase, giving the protein MEIKHKREGSKGVFEAIEYDRVVGLMTYSVAGEDKIIIDHTEVDEAFGGRGIGKQLVNAGVDYARENNIKIIPLCPYANRVLHSSDEYKDILA; this is encoded by the coding sequence ATGGAAATAAAACACAAAAGAGAAGGTTCAAAAGGAGTATTTGAAGCTATTGAATATGACAGAGTTGTTGGGTTAATGACATATTCGGTAGCCGGAGAAGACAAAATTATTATTGATCATACAGAAGTAGATGAAGCTTTCGGAGGAAGGGGAATAGGAAAGCAGTTGGTGAATGCAGGAGTAGATTACGCACGCGAGAATAACATTAAAATAATACCATTGTGTCCTTATGCAAACAGAGTTCTGCATAGTTCCGATGAATATAAAGATATTTTAGCATAG
- a CDS encoding peptide deformylase — protein sequence MKKITLLLVVCVGLLSAQKLTSNEISIIKQGDIHSALPVYNVSEPEQSKTLLGMSADIDPKDPNTAILVERMKLSLLSTGSGVGIAAPQVGINRRIIWVQRFDKEGKPFEYFLNPVILWKSQLQNLGPEGDLSITDFRDQFYRSKVIQLEYSDLKGKKHTEIVEGFTAVIFQHEIDHLSGILISDKKEKEKNDLYERADAFIKIK from the coding sequence ATGAAAAAAATAACGCTTCTGTTAGTTGTATGTGTAGGTTTGCTCAGTGCTCAGAAACTAACTTCAAATGAAATATCTATTATAAAACAGGGAGATATTCATTCTGCATTACCTGTTTATAATGTAAGTGAGCCTGAACAGAGTAAAACACTGCTTGGTATGTCCGCAGATATTGATCCAAAAGATCCCAATACAGCTATTCTGGTTGAACGGATGAAACTGTCCCTGCTTTCAACAGGCAGTGGAGTTGGTATTGCCGCACCTCAGGTAGGAATTAACCGAAGAATAATTTGGGTTCAGCGTTTTGATAAAGAAGGGAAGCCATTTGAATATTTTCTGAATCCTGTAATTCTGTGGAAATCACAATTGCAAAACCTTGGACCAGAAGGGGATCTTTCTATCACAGATTTTAGAGATCAGTTTTATAGAAGCAAAGTCATACAATTGGAGTATTCGGATTTGAAAGGTAAAAAACATACCGAAATAGTAGAAGGTTTTACTGCGGTTATTTTTCAGCATGAAATAGATCATCTTTCAGGTATTTTGATATCTGATAAAAAAGAAAAAGAAAAAAATGATCTTTATGAGAGAGCTGATGCTTTTATTAAAATTAAATAA